CTAACCCCACTGGCTGCTGACAGGAGCTGGCGTCCGGGGAAGCAGCCCAAACTACTTTGATGAGATCATTCCTCTTGTCCAGAGTGGGGTGATCCGGTCCAGGACACGGTGGCTGGGCCCAGAGCCAGCTAGGAGTCAGAGACACACAGGGCTTCCACCGCATCGCTCAGACCCTGGTTGACGCCCCCCACGGCCAGGAGGCAGTTCTTGACAACGATGCTGGAGCAGGCACAGCGGGGTGTGGGCATGGCGGGGAGGACCTCCCACTTGTTCTTCCCCGGGTGGAACGCCTCTGCCGTCTCCAGGACAGTGGGTTGGTTCCCTGAAAGTGCCAAGGGAACCGGACCTTACAAAGGAGTCCAGTCACCAATCTGCCCCGGGAAAGTCCCCCCATCTTGCTCCCCGCCCCCCTCTGGAACCACAAGCAGAAGCCAATCAACCTCAACTTCCTTGGCTACAGAATTGCTCCTTCCCCACCCTTTTGTCAAACAGCTGCTTTGtccttcctgccttctctgtcttttcatctcaaGAGTAACTTTCTTTCCCCACCGCTGCTCTTACCAGAAGTTTCTAGACACTACTGCCTCTCTTCTGCCCTTTACTGAGAAAGCTGCTCACATGGTCTAGCTTACATCAAGCTGCTTTCCTGTGTGGGTAAACAGGGTGTCTGTCCACACTGAGTAAACTCTGGGTTCCTGGAAGCTCTGCTGCCCATCTGTCTCTCCCCTGTTGATGTTGGGGTCCCGCCTTCAACATACCCTAATCTCTGGGAGGTCTTATACAGCAAATCCTGAATTCATTAGAATAACTGATTTGATCAGACTGCTTTTCTGCTCCATGACAGAGCTGGGTAtccagggagaagagaaagaggaccaAGGCCAATCCCTGCCACACTTTCACATCCAGTCATTCCTGGACGGGGGCCCAGGGACCTGTGCTTGGCAAGCCTGTGTCACATGGTTATCAGTATGTCCCTTatgctctctgggcctcagtttctcctgtgTAAGAGGACAGATAGACCGCAACTGAGGCCCGTCCATGGAGACACGACATctaggctgggaggaggggagtgcTTTGAAATTCTTTGGACTAAAGCAGTAGGCAGGTGGTGTGCAAGGAGCCAGCACCCTCTCCTGCTCATGCAGATTGCCTAGAATCCACCAAGCACCAGACCACAGTGCCAGCCCGGAAGCTCTATCCTTACCAAGTCCTCCAGCCACTATGACCCGTCCACTCAGAGAGCCGGCCACAAAGTCTGCCCGCCGCTTCTTAAGGAAGAATGAGCGCTCCATCTTCAGCCATCCCCCTACAGGCCATGGGTGATGGCAGGAGATACACAGAGAGAATTAGATGCTGACCACCCGCCCCTCCAAATACACATGAGTCCCAAACTGCTCTCACCCTAGGTAGCATCTCCACTCCATCTACCCTGTGTGCTCAGCACATATACAATGTCTCCTGCTGTTTGAAATGATACTCTACCCTCTCCCATGCTTGCTGTAATCCAAGGAACCATAATCTCTTGTGACAAATCACCTTGTCCTACCTCTGTTCTCACGGGCTTTAAGCTGGAAAGGAGGCTGACTAGAGGCAGAGAGCGTCAGAGTCAGGATCCTTCTGTTTTTCCACGagtaaaaaacaggaaaaagccCTTCCTCACCTGGCCCTGGCTGGACGTTGTAAGAATGGACAATAGGTGGAAAAGGCTTTGATAAAAACAACTAACCAATCAAAGGGAACCCTGTACAGATGAAAGAACTTGATCCCAAGAGTAGCCCTGAATGGAGAAGGGTGTTCAGACTCTGAAAGGCTCACCCAGCTGGGTAAGTGAGCCTGGGTGGATGGTGGGGGATTCAGCCAGAAGGGAGGTGCGCAGCTGGGGACTGGCGCCCAGCTTACCCTGTTCCATGTCGAACACGTCCATCGTCCGGAGGAACTTGGGCTGCTGGTAGAGCCGACCCTGCCGCAGGCCACCCAGGCTGTATAAGCGGTCGTCTAGGGTCACAAAGCTGGAGAAGGCCCGCTTGCAGGGAATGTTGGGGAACTTGGTCCAGGAGCGAGTCTCGATGTCAAAGACCTCGAAGGCGTTGACCGCGTACTTGGACTGTCGTCCCCCTGGCGGCCAGAGTAGGGCGAAGGTTGGGCAGAAGAGTAAGTCTCTGAGGACTGGGGCTGGGTTTCCCCTTCTGACTGTT
This sequence is a window from Globicephala melas chromosome 1, mGloMel1.2, whole genome shotgun sequence. Protein-coding genes within it:
- the KLHDC8A gene encoding kelch domain-containing protein 8A isoform X2, with amino-acid sequence MRCLRLAAALSRAGVAVTALGKRIMVIGGVGTSQLPLKVVEMYNIDEGKWKKRSMLREAAMGISVTAKDYRVYAAGGMGLDLRPHNHLQHYDMLKDVWVSLAPMPTPRYAATSFFRGSKIYVLGGRQSKYAVNAFEVFDIETRSWTKFPNIPCKRAFSSFVTLDDRLYSLGGLRQGRLYQQPKFLRTMDVFDMEQGGWLKMERSFFLKKRRADFVAGSLSGRVIVAGGLGNQPTVLETAEAFHPGKNKWEVLPAMPTPRCACSSIVVKNCLLAVGGVNQGLSDAVEALCVSDS